AAAGCGATTCTTTCTCTACGTTTAATCTTCAAACCGAATTTTCCGCAAGGAGTACGACCATGGTTAAGGTCGCGGTAATTGGTGCATCTGGGTACACCGGCGCAGAATTGGCACGCCTGATTCAACTGCATCCCCAATTTGAGCTAACGCATTTGTATGTCTCCGCAGGGAGTGTTGATAAAGGTAAGCCGTTAGCGCAGCTTTATCCAAACCTGATTGGCACGGTTGACCTACCACTGTTGCCATTGGATGAAATGGCTCTGGCGCAGTTAGGTAACCAAACCGACGCGGTTTGCCTAGCACTGGATCACCTGATTAGCGCGGAGCTTGCACCCAAGTTATTAGCGCTAGGGTTGGTGGTTTTCGATCTCTCCGGTGGTCATCGTTTTGCTGACGCCAGTGTGTACTCAAACTTCTATGGTTTTGAGCATCCAGCACCAGAACTCCTTACCACTGCAGCCTACGGCTTGGCTGAATGGCAAGCAGAACGCATTAGCGCTGCCAATTTGATTGCGGTGGCTGGTTGTTATCCAACAGCATCGCTATCGGCTTTAAAGCCACTGAAACAGGCCGGATTAATTAGTGATGGCAGCCGTCCAGTGATTAATGCGGTTAGTGGTGTAACTGGTGCAGGACGTAAGGCAACTATTAACAACAGTTTTTGCCAAGTAAGCCTTACTCCCTATGGCGTGCTTGGGCATCGCCATCAGCCTGAAATTGAGTTGCAACTCGATCATGAAGTGGTGTTCACCCCTCATTTGGGGGCGTTCAAACGCGGCATTCTAGCCACTATTACTGTACAGGTGCCGAACGGCACAACAGCCGCTGATATCGACGCTGCATACAGCTGTTACAACGACAGCTCAGTAGTACAACTACTGCCAACTGGGCAGTGGCCGAAAATCGATGATGTAGCTAATACTCCCAACTGTTTGCTGAGCTGGAAACTGGATGCAGAGCGTGGCGTATTGGTTGTAGTTAGTGCAATAGATAACTTACTTAAGGGCGCGGCAAGCCAAGCGCTCCAGTGCATGAATATTCGCTTTGCTGTGGAGAGTGGGTTATGAAACCGATAATTATTAAGGTTGGCGGAGCATTGTTGGATTGTGATGTCGGCATCGAACGGTTGTTTACGACTCTAGTTGAACTTAAGCAGGCGGACTGGCAACCAGTCTTAGTGCATGGTGGTGGCTTGTTGGTGGATCAGCACTTAACTGCACATGGCTTCACCACCAGCAAACACCAAGGCTTGCGGGTTACACCTGCTGAGCAGATCCCCGTGGTTGCAGCAGCGCTCGCCGGCGGCGCAAACTCTACTTTGGTTGCAGCAGCTATCGCAGCAGGCTTAACGCCGGTAGGTCTATCGTTGGCTGACGGTGGCATGACTACTGCGGTACAAATGAATGAGGTGTTGGGCATGGTTGGTGAGGTTGAGCCTGCGAATGCAGCTTTACCTGAAAACTTACTTGCACTTGGGATGATGCCAATCATCTGTTCGATTGCGGTGAATAACAACGGGCAGCGCCTCAACGTCAATGCCGATCAGGCTGCTACCGCGTTGTGCCAATTGTTAAAGGCGCCATTAGTGTTGTTGTCAGACGTTTCTGGTGTGCTGGATGGTAAAGGCAAGTTGATACCGAACTTGGGCCCAGAGCTTGCGGCAACGCTAATTGAGCAAGGCATTATCGAAGGTGGTATGCAGGTTAAAGTTGATTCCGCCTTGGCAGCGGCTAAAGCCATTAATAACCGGGTATTGGTAGCCAGTTGGCGTTACCCAGAGCAATTAGCCGGATTGGTTCGAGGTGAACCGGTCGGCACTGTGGTTGAGGCATAAGGAGATGACCATGAACCATTTTTTAACCATTAATGATATCTCCCAAGCGCAGATCCTAGAGTTGATTGCGCTGGGAAAGCAGCTCAAAAAAGACTACCAGCCTCACAGTCAGGCATTGGCTGGCAAAAGCATCGTAACTCTGTTT
The genomic region above belongs to Ferrimonas lipolytica and contains:
- the argC gene encoding N-acetyl-gamma-glutamyl-phosphate reductase — protein: MVKVAVIGASGYTGAELARLIQLHPQFELTHLYVSAGSVDKGKPLAQLYPNLIGTVDLPLLPLDEMALAQLGNQTDAVCLALDHLISAELAPKLLALGLVVFDLSGGHRFADASVYSNFYGFEHPAPELLTTAAYGLAEWQAERISAANLIAVAGCYPTASLSALKPLKQAGLISDGSRPVINAVSGVTGAGRKATINNSFCQVSLTPYGVLGHRHQPEIELQLDHEVVFTPHLGAFKRGILATITVQVPNGTTAADIDAAYSCYNDSSVVQLLPTGQWPKIDDVANTPNCLLSWKLDAERGVLVVVSAIDNLLKGAASQALQCMNIRFAVESGL
- the argB gene encoding acetylglutamate kinase; the encoded protein is MKPIIIKVGGALLDCDVGIERLFTTLVELKQADWQPVLVHGGGLLVDQHLTAHGFTTSKHQGLRVTPAEQIPVVAAALAGGANSTLVAAAIAAGLTPVGLSLADGGMTTAVQMNEVLGMVGEVEPANAALPENLLALGMMPIICSIAVNNNGQRLNVNADQAATALCQLLKAPLVLLSDVSGVLDGKGKLIPNLGPELAATLIEQGIIEGGMQVKVDSALAAAKAINNRVLVASWRYPEQLAGLVRGEPVGTVVEA